The following coding sequences lie in one Alicyclobacillus curvatus genomic window:
- the rplW gene encoding 50S ribosomal protein L23, producing MDPRDLIKRPIITERSTALMEEGKYVFEVDKRANKTEIRQAVEKLFGVQVEKVNTLRTPAKKKRVGKYVGFTSERKKAIVKLTSDSKPIEIFNG from the coding sequence ATGGATCCGCGTGACCTCATCAAACGCCCAATTATCACGGAACGTTCGACTGCCCTGATGGAAGAAGGCAAGTATGTCTTCGAAGTTGACAAGCGAGCAAACAAGACGGAAATTCGTCAGGCTGTAGAAAAACTGTTTGGCGTTCAAGTTGAAAAGGTGAACACTTTACGTACGCCGGCCAAGAAGAAGCGCGTAGGGAAGTATGTGGGCTTTACTAGCGAACGCAAAAAGGCAATTGTGAAGCTGACTTCCGACTCTAAGCCGATTGAAATCTTTAACGGTTGA
- the rpsG gene encoding 30S ribosomal protein S7: protein MPRKGPVPKRDVMPDPVYGNKMVTRLINKVMLDGKRGVAQHIVYEAFDKIRERSGKDPMEVFEEAMRNVMPVLEVKARRVGGSNYQVPIEVRNERRITLGLRWLVNYSRLRGEKTMVERLSNELLDAANNMGGSVKKKEDTHRMAEANKAFAHYRW, encoded by the coding sequence ATGCCAAGAAAAGGTCCCGTACCGAAAAGGGATGTTATGCCCGATCCGGTTTATGGCAACAAAATGGTCACGCGCCTCATCAATAAAGTAATGCTCGACGGCAAGCGTGGCGTGGCACAACACATTGTTTACGAAGCTTTTGATAAGATTCGCGAACGCAGCGGCAAAGACCCGATGGAGGTCTTTGAAGAAGCGATGCGGAACGTCATGCCGGTTTTAGAAGTAAAAGCTCGTCGCGTCGGCGGTTCGAATTATCAGGTTCCGATTGAAGTCCGTAACGAGCGCCGCATTACGCTGGGGCTGCGCTGGCTCGTGAATTATTCACGTCTGCGCGGGGAAAAGACCATGGTTGAGCGCTTGTCGAATGAATTGCTCGATGCGGCGAACAATATGGGCGGTTCCGTGAAGAAGAAGGAAGATACCCATCGCATGGCGGAAGCCAACAAGGCGTTTGCGCACTATCGTTGGTAG
- the rpsJ gene encoding 30S ribosomal protein S10 encodes MAKQKIRIRLKAFDHQVLDQSAEKIVETAKRAGAVVAGPIPLPTEKTIYTILRAPHKYKDSREQFEMRTHKRLIDIVNPTPQTVDALMRLDLPSGVDIEIKL; translated from the coding sequence ATGGCGAAACAGAAGATCCGTATCCGGCTGAAGGCGTTTGATCACCAAGTACTTGACCAGTCCGCAGAGAAGATTGTCGAAACCGCAAAGCGTGCAGGGGCAGTTGTTGCAGGCCCGATTCCATTGCCGACCGAAAAGACGATTTATACGATTCTGCGTGCACCGCACAAGTATAAGGATTCACGGGAGCAATTTGAGATGCGTACACACAAGCGTCTCATTGACATTGTCAATCCCACGCCGCAAACGGTAGATGCGCTAATGCGTCTTGATCTTCCGTCTGGTGTAGATATTGAAATCAAACTGTAA
- a CDS encoding ribosomal L7Ae/L30e/S12e/Gadd45 family protein, whose amino-acid sequence MSLDRIRLARKRTIGTNQTTKALQQGQVEVVYVAKDAEHRVTDPIVTLANQRGLSVIWVDTMKQLGKACGIEVGAAAAAVIK is encoded by the coding sequence ATGTCACTCGATCGCATACGGCTGGCTAGGAAGCGCACCATTGGAACCAACCAAACTACGAAAGCTCTCCAGCAAGGACAAGTGGAAGTCGTGTACGTTGCAAAGGACGCCGAACATCGTGTGACGGATCCTATCGTGACTTTGGCGAATCAGCGGGGACTAAGTGTGATTTGGGTGGATACAATGAAGCAGCTTGGCAAAGCGTGCGGGATCGAAGTAGGAGCAGCTGCTGCCGCTGTCATCAAGTAA
- the rplV gene encoding 50S ribosomal protein L22: MEATETRARAKYIRIAPRKVRLVVDLVRGKKIGEALAILKLTPRGASPVVEKVLRSAIANAENNHNMDVERLFVKEIFVDPGPTLKRFHPRAQGRAYSIMKRTSHITVVVAEK; encoded by the coding sequence ATGGAGGCAACTGAAACGCGCGCCAGAGCCAAGTACATTCGGATTGCACCTCGGAAGGTTCGTTTGGTTGTGGACCTCGTTCGTGGGAAGAAGATTGGCGAAGCGCTTGCGATATTGAAGTTGACGCCGCGCGGTGCGTCGCCGGTTGTGGAGAAGGTTCTGCGCTCTGCTATTGCGAACGCTGAGAACAACCACAATATGGATGTGGAACGACTGTTTGTGAAGGAGATTTTTGTCGATCCAGGTCCGACGTTGAAACGATTCCATCCCCGTGCGCAGGGGCGTGCTTACAGCATCATGAAGCGCACGAGTCATATTACCGTCGTTGTGGCGGAAAAGTAA
- the fusA gene encoding elongation factor G — translation MARQFSLHNTRNIGIIAHIDAGKTTTTERVLFYTGRVHKIGEVHDGAATMDWMEQEQERGITITSAATTAAWKAHRINIIDTPGHVDFTVEVERSLRVLDGAVGVFDAKGGVEPQSETVWRQADKYHVPRIAYVNKMDIIGADFQMCVEQMRTRLGAKAIPIQLPIGAEDHFVGMIDLVENRAIVYTDDLGTTSEARDIPEDMKAQAEQARVELLEAAAEVDEELMMKYLEGEEITIEELKRAIRKGTVTVQLFPVLCGSSYRNKGVQPMLDAVVDYLPSPLDVPAIKGVTPEGEPVEKHSSDEEPFAALAFKIMTDPFVGKLSFFRVYSGTVSSGSYVMNSTKGKRERMGRIVQMHANHREERDMVYAGDIAAGVGLKDTTTGDTLCDEKSLVILESMEFPDPVISISVEPKTKADQDKMGVALGKLTEEDPTFRTYTDQETGQTIISGMGELHLEIIVDRLKREFKVEANTGKPQVAYKESITKRVEQEAKFVRQSGGRGQYGHVKIILEPLERGGGYVFENKVVGGAIPKEYIPAVDEGIKEALQSGIQAGYPVLDVKATLFDGSYHDVDSSEMAFKIAGSMAFKQAAAKAGPAILEPIMKVEITVPEEYMGDIMGDVNSRRGRVEGMDARANARVIRGFVPLAEMFGYSTSLRSRTQGRGTFSMEFHAYEEVPKSIAQEIIAKNKGE, via the coding sequence TTGGCACGTCAGTTTTCTTTACACAACACGCGTAATATCGGTATCATTGCGCACATCGACGCCGGCAAGACCACGACGACAGAACGCGTCCTGTTCTATACCGGGCGGGTGCACAAGATTGGCGAAGTTCATGATGGCGCCGCCACGATGGACTGGATGGAGCAGGAGCAGGAACGCGGTATTACAATTACGTCTGCCGCAACAACGGCAGCGTGGAAAGCCCATCGTATCAATATTATTGATACACCCGGCCACGTGGATTTCACCGTGGAGGTCGAGCGTTCTCTGCGCGTTTTGGATGGTGCGGTCGGCGTGTTCGATGCGAAGGGCGGCGTTGAGCCGCAGTCTGAGACCGTTTGGCGTCAGGCTGACAAGTATCATGTTCCGCGGATTGCATACGTCAACAAGATGGATATCATTGGCGCGGACTTCCAGATGTGCGTGGAGCAAATGCGGACACGTTTGGGAGCGAAGGCAATTCCGATTCAGTTGCCAATCGGTGCTGAAGACCATTTTGTTGGCATGATCGACCTGGTTGAAAACAGGGCTATCGTGTACACCGATGACCTCGGAACGACTTCGGAAGCGAGAGATATCCCTGAAGACATGAAGGCGCAGGCTGAACAGGCTCGCGTTGAACTGCTTGAGGCTGCTGCTGAAGTCGATGAGGAATTGATGATGAAGTACCTCGAGGGCGAGGAGATTACCATCGAGGAACTGAAGCGGGCCATTCGTAAAGGGACCGTGACAGTGCAGTTGTTCCCGGTTCTTTGCGGTTCTTCATATCGCAACAAGGGTGTCCAACCTATGCTTGACGCAGTAGTAGACTACTTGCCGTCGCCGCTTGATGTGCCTGCCATTAAAGGTGTTACGCCGGAAGGGGAACCTGTGGAGAAACATTCCTCAGACGAGGAACCGTTCGCAGCGCTTGCCTTCAAAATTATGACCGACCCGTTTGTGGGTAAGTTGTCATTTTTCCGTGTGTACTCCGGTACCGTGAGTTCTGGCTCCTACGTCATGAACTCTACAAAAGGTAAACGTGAGCGCATGGGGCGTATCGTGCAGATGCACGCAAACCACCGCGAAGAGCGCGACATGGTCTATGCAGGTGACATTGCTGCCGGTGTTGGATTGAAGGACACGACAACAGGTGATACACTCTGTGACGAAAAGAGTCTGGTGATTCTGGAGTCGATGGAGTTCCCGGATCCCGTCATTTCAATTTCTGTGGAGCCGAAAACCAAGGCTGACCAAGACAAGATGGGCGTAGCTCTTGGTAAGTTAACAGAAGAAGATCCGACGTTCCGTACCTACACGGACCAAGAGACGGGTCAGACCATCATTTCCGGTATGGGCGAACTTCATCTGGAGATTATCGTCGACCGCTTGAAGCGCGAATTTAAGGTTGAGGCCAACACTGGTAAACCTCAGGTCGCGTATAAGGAAAGTATCACGAAGCGTGTCGAGCAAGAAGCGAAGTTCGTGCGCCAATCTGGTGGACGAGGTCAGTACGGACACGTTAAGATTATCCTGGAGCCGCTCGAACGCGGCGGCGGATATGTATTCGAAAACAAGGTTGTCGGTGGTGCAATTCCAAAGGAATACATTCCGGCAGTTGACGAAGGTATTAAGGAAGCACTGCAAAGTGGTATTCAAGCAGGCTACCCAGTGCTCGACGTCAAAGCAACCTTGTTCGACGGTTCATACCACGACGTTGACTCTTCCGAAATGGCCTTTAAGATTGCTGGTTCCATGGCGTTTAAACAAGCGGCAGCAAAGGCTGGGCCTGCGATTCTGGAGCCGATAATGAAGGTTGAAATCACGGTTCCGGAAGAGTACATGGGTGACATTATGGGTGACGTCAATTCACGGCGTGGTCGTGTCGAAGGCATGGACGCCCGTGCGAATGCTCGAGTTATTCGGGGATTCGTGCCGCTCGCTGAGATGTTTGGTTATTCCACGAGCCTGCGCTCGCGGACGCAAGGACGGGGTACATTCTCCATGGAGTTTCATGCATATGAAGAAGTGCCAAAGAGCATAGCTCAAGAAATTATCGCCAAGAACAAAGGCGAGTAA
- the rpsL gene encoding 30S ribosomal protein S12 translates to MPTINQLVRKGRKPVLKKSTAPALQKGYNSFRKEETDLPAPQKRGVCTRVGTMTPKKPNSALRKYARVRLTNQIEVTAYIPGIGHNLQEHSVVLVRGGRVKDLPGVRYHIVRGALDTAGVKDRQQARSKYGAKRPKVKK, encoded by the coding sequence ATGCCAACCATTAATCAGCTCGTACGCAAGGGCCGCAAGCCGGTATTGAAAAAGTCAACGGCACCGGCTCTGCAGAAGGGATATAACAGCTTTCGCAAAGAGGAGACCGATCTCCCGGCCCCTCAGAAGCGGGGCGTGTGTACTCGTGTAGGTACGATGACGCCGAAAAAGCCGAACTCGGCGCTTCGGAAATATGCCCGTGTGCGTTTGACAAACCAGATTGAAGTTACAGCATACATCCCGGGTATTGGTCACAACCTTCAGGAACACTCCGTTGTTCTTGTTCGTGGCGGACGCGTGAAGGACCTTCCTGGTGTACGTTATCACATCGTTCGCGGCGCCTTGGATACAGCCGGTGTGAAGGACCGCCAACAGGCTCGTTCCAAGTATGGAGCCAAGCGCCCGAAGGTAAAGAAGTAA
- the rpsS gene encoding 30S ribosomal protein S19: MSRSLKKGPFCDDYLLKKVDVMNTAGEKRVIRTWSRRSTIFPQFVGHTFGVHDGRKHVPVYVTEDMVGHKLGEFAPTRTYKGHAGDEKGSRSR, encoded by the coding sequence ATGAGTCGTTCTTTAAAGAAGGGACCGTTTTGCGACGACTACCTGTTGAAAAAGGTTGACGTGATGAACACTGCCGGGGAAAAGCGAGTGATTAGGACCTGGTCCCGTCGATCGACGATTTTCCCGCAGTTTGTAGGACACACCTTCGGCGTTCACGATGGTCGGAAGCATGTCCCGGTATACGTAACGGAAGATATGGTGGGGCACAAGCTTGGTGAGTTTGCTCCGACAAGAACGTACAAAGGGCACGCGGGTGACGAAAAAGGCTCGCGTTCGCGCTAA
- the rplD gene encoding 50S ribosomal protein L4, whose product MPKVAVYNMNGEQVGDIELNEKLFSAPVRADLMHAVVLSYLAGKRQGTHKVKNRSEVSGGGRKPWRQKGTGRARQGSTRAPQWKGGGVVFGPTPRTYTLKVPKKVRRQALYSALSSKVDEGKVVVLDGLTVSEAKTKHMAALLQALNLKQALLVDAAREDNAYLSARNIQGLKYVEANALNVYDLLQHEHLVLTKDAVAKVEEVFA is encoded by the coding sequence ATGCCGAAAGTAGCAGTTTACAATATGAACGGCGAGCAAGTTGGAGACATCGAACTGAATGAGAAATTGTTTTCGGCCCCTGTTCGCGCGGATCTCATGCACGCGGTTGTGCTGAGTTACCTGGCAGGTAAGCGGCAGGGTACACATAAGGTCAAAAATCGTTCCGAAGTCAGTGGCGGCGGAAGAAAGCCATGGCGCCAAAAAGGAACGGGACGTGCACGCCAGGGAAGCACACGTGCTCCTCAGTGGAAGGGCGGCGGTGTTGTTTTTGGACCGACTCCGAGGACCTACACACTGAAGGTTCCGAAGAAGGTTCGACGTCAGGCGTTGTACAGCGCGCTGTCCAGTAAAGTTGATGAGGGCAAGGTCGTTGTGTTGGATGGGCTTACCGTTTCGGAAGCTAAAACGAAACACATGGCAGCGTTGTTACAAGCACTGAATCTCAAGCAGGCATTGTTGGTTGATGCTGCTCGTGAAGATAATGCTTATCTATCGGCTCGCAACATCCAGGGGTTAAAGTATGTTGAGGCGAATGCGTTGAACGTTTATGACTTACTCCAGCACGAGCATCTTGTGTTGACAAAGGATGCCGTAGCTAAAGTTGAGGAGGTGTTCGCGTAA
- the tuf gene encoding elongation factor Tu: MAKAKFDRSLPHVNVGTIGHVDHGKTTLTAAITAVQASKGKAQASKYDEIDKAPEERERGITINTAHVEYSTDNRHYAHVDCPGHADYVKNMITGAAQMDGGILVVSAADGPMPQTREHILLSRQVGVPYLVVFLNKCDMVDDEELLELVEMEVRELLSEYEFPGDDIPVIRGSALKALEGDPEYVKKIEELMDAVDSYIPTPERDTDKPFLMPVEDVFTITGRGTVATGRVERGSLKVGDEVEIVGLHEDNRKTVATGIEMFRKLLDSAQAGDNIGALLRGVERKDIERGQVLVKPGSIKPHTVFKAQVYVLTKEEGGRHTPFFNGYRPQFYFRTTDVTGVCQLPEGVEMVMPGDDITMDVELIAPIALEEGTRFAIREGGRTVGAGVVSSISK, encoded by the coding sequence ATGGCAAAGGCGAAATTTGATCGCTCGCTCCCGCACGTAAACGTCGGGACCATCGGCCACGTTGACCACGGCAAGACGACTTTGACGGCAGCTATCACAGCTGTGCAGGCTTCAAAGGGTAAGGCACAAGCGTCCAAGTACGATGAGATCGACAAAGCTCCAGAAGAACGTGAACGCGGTATTACCATTAACACTGCGCACGTCGAATACTCTACAGACAATCGTCACTATGCGCACGTTGACTGCCCAGGTCACGCTGACTATGTGAAGAACATGATCACCGGTGCAGCTCAGATGGACGGCGGTATCCTGGTGGTATCTGCTGCTGACGGCCCGATGCCTCAGACTCGCGAACACATCTTGCTGTCACGTCAGGTCGGCGTGCCATACTTGGTTGTCTTCCTGAACAAGTGTGACATGGTTGATGACGAAGAACTGCTTGAATTGGTTGAAATGGAAGTTCGCGAACTTCTCTCTGAATACGAGTTTCCTGGGGATGACATTCCTGTCATCCGCGGATCTGCTCTGAAGGCTCTCGAAGGGGATCCGGAGTATGTCAAGAAGATTGAAGAGTTGATGGATGCTGTCGACAGCTACATCCCGACTCCGGAGCGCGACACCGACAAGCCGTTCTTGATGCCGGTTGAAGACGTGTTTACCATCACTGGCCGCGGTACTGTTGCTACCGGCCGTGTAGAACGTGGCAGCCTGAAGGTAGGCGACGAAGTCGAGATTGTTGGCCTTCATGAAGACAATCGTAAGACGGTTGCCACCGGTATTGAGATGTTCCGCAAGTTGCTCGATTCTGCACAAGCTGGTGACAACATCGGTGCATTGCTTCGTGGCGTTGAACGTAAGGACATTGAGCGCGGCCAAGTTTTGGTCAAGCCGGGTTCCATCAAACCGCACACGGTCTTCAAGGCTCAGGTGTACGTCCTGACCAAGGAAGAGGGCGGACGTCACACTCCTTTCTTTAACGGTTATCGCCCACAGTTCTACTTCCGTACAACTGACGTAACTGGCGTGTGCCAATTGCCGGAAGGCGTCGAAATGGTGATGCCTGGCGATGATATCACGATGGATGTAGAATTGATTGCACCAATCGCGCTCGAAGAAGGTACACGGTTCGCTATCCGCGAAGGTGGCCGCACTGTTGGTGCTGGCGTTGTCAGCAGCATCTCGAAGTAA
- the rplC gene encoding 50S ribosomal protein L3 gives MKGILGRKLGMTQVFSEDGTVIPVTVIEAGPCIVLQKKEVATDGYDAVQIGFADKKPKRATKAEQGHAQKASTAAKKYVRELRGVDLGAYEVGQQLGPDVFAEGEIVDVIGTSKGKGYAGPIKRHNQSRGPMGHGSKYHRGVGSLGPIAPNRVMKGQTMAGRMGGERVTVQNLQVVRIDAERNLLLIKGAIPGPKNSFVTVRQAVKSVH, from the coding sequence ATGAAGGGCATTTTAGGACGGAAACTTGGTATGACTCAGGTCTTCTCGGAAGATGGAACTGTCATTCCTGTAACCGTGATTGAAGCTGGTCCGTGCATTGTTTTACAGAAGAAGGAAGTGGCGACGGACGGCTACGATGCTGTGCAAATTGGATTTGCGGATAAAAAGCCGAAACGGGCTACCAAGGCTGAGCAGGGACACGCACAAAAGGCGAGCACTGCAGCGAAGAAGTACGTTCGTGAGTTGCGGGGTGTGGACCTTGGTGCATATGAAGTTGGACAGCAGCTGGGTCCTGACGTATTTGCCGAAGGTGAAATTGTAGATGTTATTGGAACCTCAAAAGGTAAGGGCTACGCTGGCCCAATTAAGCGCCACAATCAATCGCGCGGTCCAATGGGGCATGGCTCCAAGTACCATCGCGGTGTTGGGTCGCTGGGTCCGATTGCACCAAACCGCGTCATGAAAGGCCAGACAATGGCTGGACGTATGGGTGGAGAGCGCGTTACCGTGCAAAACCTGCAGGTTGTTCGGATTGATGCCGAGAGAAACCTGTTGCTGATTAAGGGTGCAATTCCTGGTCCGAAGAATTCGTTTGTAACTGTCAGGCAGGCAGTGAAGTCTGTCCATTGA
- the rplB gene encoding 50S ribosomal protein L2: protein MGIKKYRPTSPGRRFMSVSTFEEITTAEPEKSLLAPLKSRAGRNHQGKITVRHQGGGHKRQYRLIDFKRNKDGIPAKVATIEYDPNRSARIALLHYVDGEKRYIVAPHGLKVGQMVVSGPDSDIRVGNALPLANIPVGTVIHNIEMKPGKGAQLARAAGASAQLMAKEGEYANIRLGSGEMRLVRLECRATIGQVGNLDHENVNIGKAGRSRWLGKRPTVRGVVMNPVDHPHGGGEGKAPVGRKSPMSPWGKPTLGKKTRKKNHPSDKYIVRRRKK, encoded by the coding sequence TTGGGTATTAAAAAGTACCGCCCTACTTCTCCAGGACGTCGGTTCATGTCAGTCTCGACATTTGAAGAGATTACTACGGCGGAACCTGAGAAGTCCCTGTTAGCGCCGCTCAAATCACGCGCTGGCCGAAATCATCAGGGAAAAATCACTGTACGTCACCAGGGTGGCGGCCACAAGCGCCAGTACCGCCTGATTGACTTTAAGCGTAACAAGGACGGGATTCCTGCTAAGGTTGCCACCATTGAGTATGACCCGAACCGTTCGGCGCGTATTGCGCTTTTGCATTACGTGGATGGTGAGAAGCGTTACATTGTGGCTCCGCATGGTCTGAAGGTTGGCCAGATGGTTGTGTCCGGGCCGGACTCAGACATTCGCGTTGGCAACGCTCTACCGCTGGCGAACATTCCGGTTGGTACGGTTATCCACAATATTGAGATGAAACCTGGCAAGGGCGCACAGCTTGCTCGAGCTGCTGGTGCGTCAGCACAGCTGATGGCGAAGGAAGGCGAGTACGCCAACATTCGTCTGGGTTCCGGCGAGATGCGGCTGGTCCGCCTCGAATGCCGCGCCACGATTGGTCAGGTTGGCAACCTAGATCACGAGAACGTGAACATTGGTAAAGCTGGCCGATCTCGTTGGCTTGGTAAGCGCCCGACCGTCCGCGGTGTTGTCATGAACCCTGTTGACCATCCGCATGGTGGTGGTGAAGGTAAGGCGCCGGTTGGCCGCAAGTCGCCGATGTCTCCATGGGGTAAACCCACGTTGGGTAAGAAGACGCGCAAGAAGAATCACCCGAGCGACAAGTATATTGTGCGGCGTCGTAAGAAGTAA